A window of Photobacterium sp. GJ3 contains these coding sequences:
- a CDS encoding imelysin family protein: MNKTFALSFLAASVMVAGSTQAATTKQDVVNHYADLAFHVYHDAHTTAQHLDQAIDALIATPSEKTLTEAKAAWKLARIPYQQSEVFRFGNAIVDDWEGQLNAWPLDEGLIDYVAKGYHHELGNEGATANIIANPKIQVGNVTINATEITPELLAELNEIGGSEANVATGYHAIEFLLWGQDLHGTDAGAGERAYTDFVSGEGCTHGHCERRRAYLKAASDLLLTDLDWMTKQWSATEKDNYRAELLADSPDNGLRKMLFGMGSLSLGELAGERMKVALEANSTEDEHDCFSDNTHNSHYYNEQGIYNVYTGSYKRADGSMLKGPSLHDLVAEKDANAAKEIQAEFDQARAQVYTLVESAEKNNQHFDQLIAASNKAGHKLVNDAIIGLVKQTAEIERAAGIIGVTNLNPDTADHQF, from the coding sequence ATGAATAAGACGTTTGCCCTTTCATTTCTCGCCGCATCAGTGATGGTGGCTGGCAGCACGCAGGCTGCGACGACCAAACAAGATGTTGTGAATCACTATGCCGATCTGGCTTTTCACGTTTATCACGATGCCCACACAACGGCACAACACCTTGATCAAGCCATTGATGCTCTGATTGCGACCCCTTCTGAGAAGACGCTGACGGAAGCGAAAGCTGCCTGGAAACTGGCGCGAATCCCTTATCAGCAATCAGAAGTCTTTCGTTTCGGCAATGCCATTGTGGATGACTGGGAAGGCCAGTTGAACGCCTGGCCGCTGGATGAAGGGCTGATTGATTATGTCGCGAAAGGCTATCACCACGAGCTGGGCAATGAAGGCGCGACCGCCAATATCATTGCGAATCCAAAGATTCAGGTGGGTAATGTGACTATTAATGCCACTGAAATCACGCCTGAGTTGCTGGCCGAACTGAATGAAATTGGTGGTTCTGAAGCGAACGTTGCCACGGGCTATCATGCCATTGAGTTCTTGCTGTGGGGACAGGATCTGCATGGGACAGACGCGGGTGCCGGTGAGCGTGCCTATACAGATTTTGTGTCTGGTGAAGGCTGTACCCATGGCCACTGTGAGCGCCGCCGTGCTTACCTGAAAGCGGCATCGGATCTGTTGTTGACCGATCTGGACTGGATGACCAAGCAATGGTCGGCGACCGAGAAAGACAACTACCGTGCGGAGCTGCTGGCAGATTCACCGGACAATGGCCTGCGTAAGATGTTGTTTGGCATGGGGTCACTTTCTCTGGGTGAACTGGCAGGTGAACGGATGAAAGTCGCGCTGGAAGCCAACTCCACCGAAGACGAGCATGATTGTTTCTCGGATAACACCCACAATTCCCATTATTACAACGAGCAGGGGATCTACAACGTCTACACCGGCAGCTACAAGCGTGCAGACGGCAGTATGCTGAAGGGTCCGAGTCTGCATGATCTGGTTGCAGAAAAAGATGCGAACGCAGCTAAAGAAATTCAGGCTGAGTTCGATCAGGCGCGTGCGCAGGTGTATACCCTGGTCGAATCGGCTGAGAAGAACAATCAGCATTTTGATCAGCTGATTGCAGCCAGCAACAAAGCCGGTCACAAACTGGTGAACGATGCAATCATCGGGCTGGTGAAACAAACCGCAGAGATTGAGCGTGCCGCAGGTATTATTGGCGTGACCAATCTGAATCCGGACACAGCCGATCATCAGTTTTAA
- a CDS encoding MarR family winged helix-turn-helix transcriptional regulator: MDKHEEVLIALRQIIRAIDLHSRQLNKSTGLTGPQLVLMKAIRDSGEVTIRQLSKNTNMSQATATTILDRLEKRGLVVRERSTLDKRKVHAHLTDEGKVYLDKAPLPLQESFVSRFQKLDEWEQSLLLSSVQRISSMMNAEHLDVAPMLEVGSITQAHPDDNTGTH, encoded by the coding sequence ATGGACAAACATGAAGAAGTCCTTATCGCCCTGCGACAGATCATTCGAGCAATCGACCTGCATTCAAGGCAACTGAACAAATCGACCGGTCTGACCGGGCCACAACTTGTCTTAATGAAAGCGATTCGCGATTCTGGTGAAGTCACCATTCGCCAGCTGTCGAAAAATACCAATATGAGTCAGGCGACGGCGACAACAATCCTGGATCGATTAGAAAAACGCGGGCTGGTGGTTCGCGAGCGAAGCACACTGGATAAACGAAAAGTCCATGCGCATCTGACCGATGAAGGCAAAGTTTATCTCGACAAAGCTCCCCTGCCTTTGCAGGAAAGTTTTGTCTCCCGGTTCCAGAAACTGGATGAGTGGGAACAGTCGCTGCTGCTGTCTTCGGTACAGCGCATTTCCTCCATGATGAATGCAGAGCATCTGGATGTCGCGCCGATGCTGGAAGTGGGCAGCATTACGCAAGCACATCCGGACGATAACACCGGCACGCATTAA
- a CDS encoding LysR family transcriptional regulator, with translation MLLEGVETLLVLAKEGTMSRAGSRLYISQSAVSKRIARLEQRLGKKLVVPDGRNIKLTPDALALVAQVGPGFHELKGQIFEQQAIQDQTPITLACSETLVAGYLAPLMGRYLQQDPHLVINTHHTPVIIERVQAGDATLGFCAGHLPPQHGLQVVHLMNEPFTVVFSQPLSGPPSVLLTNDLSNPANAYQAGLLQQTGIRPLMEMDSYTAAAQLALAGAAPALVPLSVVKTLAIDDSHCQYFAFLDGFNRPIYLCYRQHSYRADRVRRLIETIADFVPKAASMPSA, from the coding sequence ATGCTGCTTGAGGGTGTCGAAACCTTACTGGTCCTCGCCAAAGAAGGCACGATGAGCCGGGCCGGGAGTCGTCTGTATATCAGTCAGAGTGCGGTCAGCAAGCGCATTGCACGGCTGGAGCAGCGTTTAGGAAAGAAACTGGTGGTGCCGGATGGCCGGAATATCAAACTCACACCCGACGCTCTGGCCCTGGTGGCGCAGGTTGGCCCCGGATTCCATGAGCTGAAAGGTCAGATTTTTGAACAGCAAGCCATTCAGGATCAAACGCCGATTACACTTGCTTGCTCCGAAACACTGGTTGCAGGGTATCTGGCCCCGCTGATGGGCCGTTATCTGCAGCAGGATCCCCATCTGGTGATCAACACACATCATACCCCCGTGATTATCGAGCGGGTGCAGGCCGGTGATGCCACGCTGGGTTTTTGTGCCGGTCACCTACCGCCGCAACACGGCTTGCAGGTTGTCCATCTAATGAATGAGCCCTTCACCGTGGTCTTCAGTCAACCTTTATCAGGCCCACCCAGTGTGTTACTAACCAATGATCTCAGCAATCCGGCCAATGCCTATCAGGCAGGACTCCTGCAACAGACCGGGATTCGCCCGCTGATGGAAATGGACTCTTACACCGCTGCCGCGCAATTGGCTCTGGCAGGTGCCGCACCCGCGCTGGTGCCTTTGTCTGTGGTCAAAACACTGGCAATCGATGATTCACACTGCCAGTATTTTGCCTTTCTGGACGGGTTTAACCGCCCGATTTACCTTTGCTATCGTCAGCACAGCTACCGTGCCGATCGTGTCCGGCGACTTATTGAAACCATTGCGGATTTTGTTCCCAAAGCAGCTTCAATGCCATCAGCATAG
- a CDS encoding TSUP family transporter: MDISVEILALLFFVAGLAAFIDAIAGGGGLLTVPALLAAGIPPTQALATNKLQSSFGSFSATYYFVRNGMVNLRQMALAIAFTFAGSAFGAEMVQRIDASILTSLIPILLIAISLYFLLAPQASIHGGKARISEGAFAFSVGIGIGFYDGFFGPGTGSLFTICFVTLAGLGIVEATARTKVLNFTSNIAALLFFILAGLPVWEVGLVMAVGGFIGARMGAKVVVSKGRKLIRPMVVVMSMLMALKLLWEQNPQWFQ, encoded by the coding sequence ATGGATATATCTGTTGAGATTCTCGCGTTATTGTTTTTCGTCGCCGGGCTGGCGGCTTTCATTGATGCCATTGCGGGAGGCGGTGGACTGCTGACGGTCCCGGCGCTGCTTGCGGCGGGCATTCCGCCGACACAGGCACTGGCCACCAATAAACTGCAAAGCTCCTTTGGCAGCTTTTCCGCGACTTATTATTTTGTTCGCAATGGCATGGTCAATCTCAGACAGATGGCACTGGCCATCGCTTTTACATTCGCCGGATCTGCCTTCGGGGCTGAAATGGTCCAACGGATTGATGCCAGTATCCTGACGAGTCTGATTCCTATCTTGCTGATTGCGATCTCGCTTTATTTCCTTTTGGCGCCTCAGGCGAGTATTCATGGCGGCAAAGCCAGAATCTCAGAGGGAGCGTTTGCCTTCAGTGTCGGGATCGGGATTGGCTTTTATGATGGGTTTTTCGGACCGGGGACGGGCTCGCTGTTCACGATCTGTTTTGTGACGCTGGCGGGACTGGGGATCGTTGAAGCAACTGCCCGGACTAAAGTCCTGAATTTCACCTCAAATATTGCGGCGTTACTGTTTTTCATTCTGGCGGGTTTACCGGTTTGGGAAGTGGGACTGGTGATGGCGGTCGGTGGTTTTATTGGGGCGAGAATGGGCGCGAAAGTGGTGGTCAGCAAAGGCCGGAAGCTGATCCGGCCTATGGTCGTTGTGATGTCTATGCTGATGGCATTGAAGCTGCTTTGGGAACAAAATCCGCAATGGTTTCAATAA
- a CDS encoding PEP-CTERM sorting domain-containing protein: MKLLSKLALAVSCCFVVSANAAEINLAVSGTDQALLNMGNQGDSYVTVYQQTGAGSGNLGSFLRIQEGGNGANANGDGNGIQEGFNTSTTDPYMMDQHPSGNFTRDVLLSELQLNNGFYSFILDVNETGQDNEIVLTNLMLFATSTPMQNVDDINNLQDQTLLWSLDWDDNGAFLDNSIRLDASKNNNGPGSGATDLAFFIHEDYFSSIPNDQIYFVLYSSFDEFDSGFEEWALGDLTLNQPPQDMPEPASVALLGVGLLGLASTLRRNRRAKVR, translated from the coding sequence ATGAAATTGTTGAGTAAGCTAGCACTGGCAGTATCGTGTTGTTTCGTCGTCTCAGCGAACGCAGCTGAGATCAATTTGGCGGTATCAGGAACAGATCAAGCCTTGTTAAACATGGGGAATCAGGGTGACAGTTATGTCACTGTGTATCAGCAAACGGGGGCAGGTTCCGGGAATTTGGGCTCATTCCTGAGGATTCAGGAAGGAGGGAATGGCGCCAATGCGAATGGCGATGGCAATGGTATTCAGGAAGGTTTTAATACCAGTACGACGGATCCCTATATGATGGATCAACATCCGTCAGGAAATTTTACACGGGATGTTCTGTTGTCTGAGCTTCAGCTAAACAATGGCTTTTACTCGTTTATTCTGGATGTGAACGAGACCGGTCAGGATAATGAGATCGTCCTGACGAATCTGATGCTGTTTGCCACCAGTACACCGATGCAGAATGTGGATGATATCAACAATCTGCAGGACCAGACGTTACTCTGGAGTCTGGACTGGGATGACAATGGGGCATTTCTGGATAATTCAATTCGGCTGGATGCCAGTAAGAATAACAATGGGCCGGGCAGCGGGGCGACGGATTTAGCCTTTTTTATTCATGAAGACTATTTCTCCAGTATCCCAAATGATCAGATTTACTTCGTGCTGTACTCAAGCTTTGATGAGTTTGATTCAGGTTTCGAAGAGTGGGCGCTTGGGGATCTCACCTTGAATCAGCCGCCACAGGATATGCCTGAGCCTGCGAGTGTGGCTTTGCTTGGGGTCGGGTTACTGGGTCTGGCAAGCACATTGCGCAGAAATCGACGTGCGAAAGTCCGCTAA
- a CDS encoding globin, translating into MSHFKYTNSARTPIFCRYLGEALSSGKRDCDTPERDISDIVSLDIKDYSKGQNRLNAAGGQAGICQLTDAFCHCLDTLPEVAVLRQKYPDDLTEFHQSLQAFLKAWMSGETPLYTKSNGRRYLSASRKRLRLTTAEKNAWLYCMQKALDAQPYDEVFKRYVMVQLGLAAEMIRNPSPITSVRFFYTSPERLKTFVVI; encoded by the coding sequence TTGTCCCATTTCAAATACACAAATTCAGCACGTACCCCAATATTTTGCCGATACTTAGGTGAGGCACTGAGTTCTGGAAAGCGTGACTGTGATACCCCCGAGCGTGATATTTCTGACATTGTCAGTCTGGACATCAAAGATTATTCAAAGGGCCAGAATCGGCTGAATGCGGCTGGGGGGCAGGCGGGGATCTGTCAGTTGACCGATGCTTTCTGTCATTGTCTGGACACGCTGCCGGAAGTGGCCGTGCTGCGACAAAAATATCCTGATGATCTGACGGAATTCCACCAGTCCTTACAGGCTTTTCTCAAGGCATGGATGTCAGGAGAAACGCCGCTGTATACCAAATCGAATGGTCGGCGTTATCTGTCGGCCAGTCGCAAACGCCTCCGGCTGACAACGGCAGAAAAAAATGCCTGGTTGTACTGCATGCAAAAAGCGCTGGATGCGCAACCTTACGATGAAGTCTTCAAACGCTATGTCATGGTTCAGCTTGGCCTGGCAGCTGAAATGATCCGAAATCCTTCCCCGATCACTAGTGTCAGATTTTTTTACACCTCACCGGAAAGGCTTAAAACTTTTGTTGTGATTTGA
- a CDS encoding tetratricopeptide repeat protein: MNLKQIAFGTLFGIALMGVSLQPVQASVTTKPTNHLKSTLKYVELEAEEGDKNMQLFLGRAYLEGNSGIAADPMKGLYWLEKASVDMPEVKTMIGDLFKDGQLLPQNNELAVHWYTKAAKAGDLPAMEELGVYYASGADGKVNCGKAIHWFTEAANGGSINSKRNLVWLYATCENDKERDGHLALKLAKEVIHKTQADAGDYDNLAAAYAACGQFPQAVRAQEIALEKLAQNAESQRIAKFTERLKLYQQNQTIYSASL; this comes from the coding sequence ATGAATTTGAAACAGATTGCATTCGGCACACTATTTGGTATTGCCCTGATGGGGGTGAGCCTTCAGCCTGTGCAGGCTTCGGTGACGACCAAACCAACCAATCATCTGAAGTCGACGTTGAAATATGTAGAACTTGAAGCCGAAGAAGGCGATAAAAATATGCAGCTCTTCTTGGGCCGCGCCTATCTGGAAGGCAACAGCGGAATTGCAGCCGATCCGATGAAAGGTTTGTACTGGCTGGAAAAAGCATCTGTTGACATGCCAGAAGTGAAAACCATGATTGGTGATCTGTTTAAAGACGGTCAGTTGCTGCCACAGAATAACGAACTGGCTGTGCATTGGTATACCAAAGCGGCCAAAGCAGGCGACTTGCCGGCCATGGAAGAACTGGGTGTATATTACGCATCCGGTGCCGATGGCAAGGTGAACTGCGGGAAAGCGATTCACTGGTTTACAGAGGCAGCGAACGGCGGTTCCATTAATTCAAAGCGAAATCTGGTCTGGTTGTATGCAACCTGTGAGAATGACAAGGAACGGGATGGTCATCTGGCATTGAAACTGGCAAAGGAAGTGATTCATAAAACTCAGGCTGACGCTGGAGATTACGACAACCTTGCTGCTGCCTATGCCGCATGTGGCCAGTTCCCGCAGGCGGTCCGTGCTCAGGAAATTGCGTTAGAGAAATTAGCACAGAACGCGGAATCTCAGCGGATTGCCAAGTTTACGGAACGCCTGAAACTCTATCAGCAGAATCAGACGATTTACAGCGCCTCACTGTAA
- the mukB gene encoding chromosome partition protein MukB translates to MMERGKYQSLTMVNWNGFFARTFDIDQLVTTLSGGNGAGKSTTMAAFITSLIPDQSLLHFRNTTEAGSSAASRDKGLHGKLKPGACYSALDVVNSKNQRVIFAVKLQQVAGRDKKVDIKPFLIQGLPAAVKPTDILVETISDNQARVRQLNDVKETVAQYEGVQFKTFNSVTDYHTQMFEFGVLPKKLRNSTDRSKFYRLIEASLYGGISSAITRSLRDYLLPHNSGVKKAFQDMEAALRENRMTLEAIKVTQNDRDLFKHLITEATNYVAADYMRHANERRAKLEQTLTLRNELLGSRQTLLDQQQVYSNLSMELDELKENESALEQDHQAASDHLQLVQTAVRQQEKIERYRDDLLELTERLEEQVMIVEEAAEQLAMVEEQAMLSEEEVDSLKSQLADYQQALDSQQTRALQYQQAVQALEKACAITGDDTLDKDNAPERLSDLKQQQDTQTTALLALKHKLDMSAAAAQQFEKGLQLVITIAGAVDRAVAGEKARELLATGREMRMIAQRSEQLSAQYRDLERSMRHQRQAQELAETYAKKFAVTVDSELALAEEQARHEATLDSLELKQSELVDQRGELRRQEQQLSQDITALEAKAPAWIAASDALEKLAAQSEQTLYDSQAVMTAMHQTLESEREAIHTRDKLAIRKQDVEQEIERLALPGGSDDSRLRVIAEVLGGTLLSEIYDDITLDDAPYFSAMYGPARHAIVVQDLQAIREKLPMLDDCPDDLYIIEGDAESFDDSSFVVDELEGAVCVQLNEQQLRYSRFPKVPLFGRAAREQRLEILRESRDQIVEDHAKASFDAQKLQRLYQSFNAFVASHLAVAFEPDPEEAIRIAREKRSQVQRQLNDTEATEQQQRSQLTAAREGLSLLSKLQPVVSILEDETLAARLEEVEQQLNQIDDARQYLDRFGKALDELEGLVSALDTDPERFDAMQADYQAADEALQTLKTQIFALSDLVERRHHFGYADAVELLSKSSELNEQLKAKLEAAERERTRQRENLKQSQTQNNQYNQLLASLKSSHQAKLETVQEFERELQELGVRADAEAEERARLRRDELHERLHSSRNRRSELEKSTTSIDMEMRNLVKRLRKVEKDYKDLRTLVVNTKAGWCAVLRLARESDVERRLHRREMAYMSADELRSLSDKALGALRLAVSGNETLRDALRQSEDVSRPERKVLFYIAVYQHLRERIRHDIIRTDDPVEAIEEMEVELARLTEELTAREKRLAISSDSVANIIRKTIMREQNRIKMLNQGLQNIGFGQVRGVRLNVNVRETHEALLSGLSEQQDQHQDLFGNNRLTFSEAIAKLFQRLNPHIELGQRSPQTLGEELLDYRNYLELSIEVNRGTDGWLQAESGALSTGEAIGTGQAILLMVVQSWEEEARRLRGKDIIPCRLLFLDEAARLDAKSIATLFELCERLDMQLLIAAPENISPERGTTYKLVRKIFKDREHVHVVGLRGFGQEPKSLPNPGAEQLVLGETLDTDAQDTAINPA, encoded by the coding sequence CTGATGGAGCGCGGTAAGTATCAGTCTCTCACCATGGTGAACTGGAACGGCTTCTTTGCCCGGACCTTTGATATCGACCAGCTGGTGACGACGCTTTCTGGTGGTAATGGTGCCGGTAAATCAACCACCATGGCCGCATTTATTACGTCGCTGATCCCGGATCAGAGCCTGCTGCATTTCCGAAATACCACGGAAGCGGGCAGTTCGGCAGCATCGCGTGACAAAGGTCTGCACGGGAAACTCAAGCCGGGTGCCTGTTATTCCGCGCTGGATGTGGTGAACTCCAAGAATCAGCGGGTGATCTTTGCAGTGAAACTGCAGCAGGTTGCCGGACGTGATAAGAAAGTCGACATTAAACCTTTTCTGATTCAGGGCCTGCCAGCGGCAGTGAAGCCAACAGACATTCTGGTCGAAACCATTTCCGACAATCAGGCTCGGGTCCGTCAGTTGAATGACGTGAAAGAGACCGTGGCACAGTACGAAGGGGTGCAATTCAAAACCTTCAACTCGGTGACTGATTACCACACACAGATGTTTGAATTTGGTGTACTGCCGAAGAAACTGCGCAACAGCACCGATCGTTCTAAGTTCTACCGTTTGATTGAAGCCTCGTTATATGGCGGGATTTCCAGTGCGATCACCCGATCGCTGCGGGATTACCTGCTGCCGCATAACTCCGGGGTTAAAAAGGCTTTCCAGGATATGGAAGCAGCGCTGCGTGAAAACCGCATGACGCTGGAAGCGATTAAAGTGACACAAAATGACCGTGATCTCTTCAAGCACCTGATCACGGAAGCGACCAACTATGTTGCCGCGGACTATATGCGCCACGCCAACGAGCGCCGTGCCAAGCTGGAACAGACACTGACGCTCCGCAATGAATTGCTGGGTTCGCGCCAGACCCTGCTGGATCAGCAGCAGGTGTACAGCAATCTGTCGATGGAACTCGACGAGCTGAAAGAAAACGAAAGTGCACTGGAACAAGATCATCAGGCGGCATCTGATCACCTGCAACTGGTTCAGACGGCTGTGCGTCAGCAGGAGAAAATCGAGCGTTACCGGGATGACCTGCTGGAATTGACAGAACGCCTGGAAGAGCAGGTGATGATTGTCGAGGAAGCGGCGGAACAGCTCGCCATGGTTGAAGAACAGGCCATGCTGAGCGAAGAAGAAGTCGACAGCCTGAAATCACAGCTGGCGGATTACCAGCAGGCACTGGACTCCCAGCAAACCCGGGCACTGCAATATCAGCAGGCGGTTCAGGCGCTGGAAAAAGCGTGCGCGATCACAGGTGATGACACACTGGACAAAGACAATGCGCCTGAGCGTTTGTCGGATCTGAAACAACAGCAGGACACGCAAACCACGGCGTTGCTGGCCCTGAAGCATAAGCTGGATATGTCTGCAGCCGCTGCGCAGCAGTTTGAGAAAGGTTTGCAACTGGTGATCACCATTGCCGGTGCGGTCGACCGTGCCGTGGCGGGTGAGAAGGCACGTGAACTGCTGGCTACCGGTCGTGAAATGCGCATGATTGCCCAGCGCAGCGAACAGCTCAGTGCTCAGTATCGCGATCTGGAACGCAGCATGCGTCACCAGCGTCAGGCGCAGGAACTGGCAGAGACTTATGCCAAAAAATTTGCAGTGACTGTCGACAGCGAACTGGCACTGGCAGAAGAGCAGGCACGTCACGAAGCCACGCTCGACAGTCTGGAACTGAAGCAGTCTGAACTGGTCGACCAACGGGGTGAGCTGCGTCGTCAGGAGCAGCAACTGTCACAGGACATCACGGCCCTGGAAGCCAAGGCGCCGGCCTGGATTGCGGCCAGTGATGCACTGGAAAAACTGGCGGCTCAGTCTGAGCAGACGCTGTACGACAGTCAGGCTGTCATGACGGCCATGCATCAAACGCTGGAATCGGAGCGTGAAGCCATTCACACCCGTGACAAACTGGCGATACGCAAGCAGGACGTGGAGCAGGAAATTGAGCGCCTGGCGTTACCGGGTGGAAGTGATGACTCACGTCTGCGCGTCATCGCTGAAGTGCTGGGCGGCACCTTACTGTCTGAAATCTATGACGACATCACCCTTGATGATGCTCCGTATTTCAGTGCCATGTATGGTCCGGCCCGTCATGCCATTGTGGTGCAGGATCTGCAGGCTATCCGTGAAAAACTGCCGATGCTGGATGATTGCCCGGATGACCTGTACATCATTGAGGGTGACGCGGAGTCTTTTGATGACAGCAGCTTTGTGGTGGATGAACTGGAAGGTGCGGTTTGTGTTCAGTTAAACGAACAGCAACTGCGTTATTCACGTTTCCCGAAAGTCCCGTTGTTTGGCCGTGCTGCCCGTGAACAACGTCTGGAGATTCTGCGTGAATCTCGGGATCAGATTGTTGAAGATCATGCCAAAGCGTCGTTTGATGCGCAGAAGCTCCAACGTCTGTATCAAAGTTTTAATGCCTTCGTGGCAAGTCATCTGGCTGTTGCTTTTGAACCGGATCCGGAAGAAGCCATTCGTATCGCCCGGGAAAAGCGCAGTCAGGTTCAGCGTCAGCTGAATGATACAGAAGCGACTGAGCAACAGCAGCGCAGCCAGCTGACGGCTGCTCGTGAAGGCTTGTCGCTGTTATCCAAGCTGCAACCTGTGGTCAGTATACTGGAAGATGAGACGCTGGCCGCCCGTCTGGAAGAAGTTGAGCAGCAACTGAACCAGATTGATGACGCGCGTCAGTACCTGGATCGTTTCGGTAAAGCACTGGATGAGCTGGAAGGTCTGGTGTCGGCGCTGGATACAGACCCGGAGCGCTTCGATGCGATGCAGGCTGACTATCAGGCTGCAGATGAAGCCCTGCAAACGCTGAAAACGCAAATCTTTGCGCTGTCTGATCTGGTTGAACGTCGTCACCACTTTGGTTATGCCGATGCAGTGGAACTGCTCAGTAAGAGTTCAGAGCTGAACGAGCAACTCAAAGCCAAGCTGGAAGCTGCAGAACGTGAACGGACCCGTCAGCGTGAAAATCTGAAGCAGTCACAAACTCAGAATAATCAGTACAACCAGCTGCTGGCGTCTCTGAAAAGTTCGCATCAGGCCAAACTGGAAACGGTTCAGGAATTTGAGCGCGAACTGCAGGAACTTGGGGTTCGTGCCGATGCGGAAGCAGAAGAACGTGCCCGTTTACGCCGTGACGAGCTGCATGAGCGTTTACACAGTTCTCGCAATCGTCGCAGCGAGCTGGAAAAATCGACCACCTCGATTGACATGGAAATGCGCAATCTGGTGAAGCGTCTGCGTAAAGTCGAGAAGGATTACAAAGATCTGCGCACTCTGGTGGTCAATACCAAGGCGGGCTGGTGTGCCGTCTTGCGTCTGGCACGTGAAAGTGATGTCGAGCGCCGCCTGCATCGTCGCGAAATGGCCTATATGAGTGCCGATGAGCTCCGTTCTCTGTCGGATAAAGCCTTGGGTGCCCTGCGTTTGGCGGTATCGGGTAACGAGACCTTGCGAGATGCCTTGCGTCAGTCGGAAGATGTGTCCCGTCCGGAACGGAAAGTGCTCTTTTATATTGCCGTGTATCAGCATCTGCGTGAGCGGATCCGCCACGATATTATCCGCACCGATGATCCGGTGGAAGCCATTGAAGAAATGGAAGTGGAGCTGGCGCGCCTGACCGAAGAACTGACTGCCCGTGAAAAACGCCTGGCGATCAGTTCCGACAGTGTGGCGAACATCATCCGTAAAACGATTATGCGTGAGCAGAACCGAATCAAGATGCTGAACCAGGGACTGCAGAACATTGGCTTTGGTCAGGTCAGAGGCGTGCGCCTGAATGTGAACGTGCGTGAAACGCATGAAGCATTGCTCAGTGGTCTGTCTGAACAGCAGGATCAGCATCAGGATCTGTTTGGCAACAATCGCCTGACGTTCTCAGAAGCGATTGCCAAGTTGTTCCAGCGCCTGAACCCGCATATTGAGCTGGGTCAGCGTTCGCCGCAAACACTGGGCGAGGAATTGCTGGATTACCGGAACTACCTTGAGCTGAGTATTGAAGTTAACCGCGGGACGGATGGCTGGCTGCAGGCTGAATCCGGTGCACTGTCGACGGGTGAGGCAATTGGTACCGGTCAGGCAATCTTGCTGATGGTGGTGCAGAGCTGGGAAGAAGAAGCCCGACGCCTGCGTGGAAAAGATATTATTCCGTGCCGCCTGTTGTTCCTGGATGAGGCTGCGCGTCTGGATGCCAAGTCGATTGCGACGCTCTTTGAGCTGTGTGAACGTCTGGATATGCAGCTGCTGATTGCTGCGCCTGAAAACATCAGTCCAGAGCGAGGGACAACTTACAAACTGGTGCGGAAGATCTTCAAAGATCGCGAGCATGTGCATGTGGTGGGTCTGCGTGGTTTCGGTCAGGAGCCGAAATCATTACCGAATCCGGGGGCTGAGCAACTGGTACTGGGTGAAACTCTGGATACCGATGCTCAGGATACCGCAATCAACCCTGCCTGA
- the mukE gene encoding chromosome partition protein MukE: protein MSLTPIEEFMPENLAKAIANPLFPALDNALRSGRHVSSEDLDNHAFLLEFEQDLMLFYKRYNAELVRAPEGFFYLRPRSTSLIGRSVLSELDMLVGKVLCFLYLSPERLAHEGIFTNQELFDELLALADEKKLMKLVTNRASGSDLDREKLFDKVKTSLRRMRRLGMVIMLGDTGKFRISEAVFRFGADVRTSDDIREAQLKLIRDGEAVVHQQPPTQSSLIDNLADDASEHEEETAQEEQA, encoded by the coding sequence ATGTCATTGACACCTATTGAAGAATTTATGCCAGAGAATCTGGCCAAAGCCATTGCCAATCCGTTGTTTCCGGCACTGGACAACGCGCTTCGTTCTGGCCGTCACGTGTCCAGTGAAGATCTGGACAACCATGCTTTCCTGCTGGAATTTGAGCAGGATCTGATGCTGTTCTACAAGCGTTACAACGCTGAACTGGTTCGCGCGCCGGAAGGCTTCTTTTACCTGCGCCCGCGCTCGACGTCTCTGATTGGTCGCTCTGTCTTGTCGGAACTGGATATGCTGGTGGGGAAAGTCTTGTGTTTCCTGTATCTCAGCCCTGAACGTCTGGCCCATGAAGGCATTTTTACCAATCAGGAACTCTTCGACGAACTGCTGGCGCTGGCAGACGAGAAAAAGCTGATGAAACTGGTCACGAACCGGGCATCCGGCTCGGATCTCGACCGTGAAAAACTGTTCGATAAAGTGAAAACCTCACTGCGCCGGATGCGTCGTCTGGGCATGGTGATCATGCTGGGTGATACCGGAAAATTTCGGATCAGCGAAGCGGTGTTCCGTTTTGGTGCCGATGTGCGGACCAGCGATGATATTCGGGAAGCACAATTGAAACTGATCCGCGATGGTGAAGCCGTTGTTCATCAGCAGCCACCGACACAATCCAGCCTGATTGATAATCTGGCTGACGATGCGTCTGAACATGAAGAAGAAACAGCGCAGGAGGAACAAGCCTGA